A genomic stretch from Leishmania infantum JPCM5 genome chromosome 25 includes:
- a CDS encoding RNA-binding protein, putative, UPB1 — protein MHAPTLYHRQILCSLLFSFFLCFRLLHLIFRSASRSPFSPLPTLLIFIFLSSPLTHLTSVTMSQQMTPPQQQPQQQLPQQPPQQQMYNPEPEALRNLMVNYIPTTVDEVQLRQLFERFGPIEGVKIVCDRETRQSRGYGFVKYHSAASAQQAVNELNGFNILNKRLKVALAASGNQRQRNYNPQQNANPAANMGYYGGNFAAGYPQANPYAQQQMMAMQQQYMMQQPGQQPRQ, from the coding sequence atgcatgcaccTACACTCTATCATCGGCAGATTCTTtgctctcttcttttctctttttttttgtgttttcgccttctccacctcaTTTTTCGCTCAGCCTCGCGCAGCCCCTTTTCGCCTCTGCCAACCCTCCTTATTTtcatctttctctcttctccactAACCCACCTCACTTCTGTAACCATGTCTCAGCAGATGACCcctcctcagcagcagccccagcagcagctgccccagcagccgccgcagcagcagatgtaCAACCCTGAGCCGGAGGCATTGCGTAACCTGATGGTGAACTACATCCCCACAACTGTCGATGAggtgcagctccgccagctgttCGAGCGCTTTGGCCCGATCGAGGGCGTCAAGATCGTGTGCGACCGCGAGACGCGCCAGAGCCGCGGCTACGGCTTCGTGAAGTACCActctgcggcgtcggcgcagcaggctGTGAACGAGCTGAACGGGTTCAACATCCTGAACAAGCGCCTGAAGGTCGCGCTTGCCGCGTCGGGCAaccagcgccagcgcaacTACAACCCGCAGCAGAACGCGAACCCTGCTGCGAACATGGGATACTACGGTGGCAACTTCGCTGCCGGCTACCCGCAGGCGAACCCgtacgcgcagcagcagatgatggcgatgcagcagcagtacatGATGCAGCAGCCGGGACAGCAGCCCCGCCAGTAA